The following is a genomic window from Armatimonadota bacterium.
GCGGCGATTGACGCGGAGTTGGCGCGCCTCAAGCCGCTGATGGAGGAGGGCGGCTACCTCCCGCATACCGATCATTCCATTCCGCCCGACACCTCATTCGCCGACTACTGCTACTACATGGAGCGGATGGAGGAGGTCTGCCGAACGTAGGGGCGCGATTGATCGCGCCCGAGAAAGGGCGGGATGAATCGCGCCCTTACTAAGACATGCACAAGGAGGCACCAACATGCCCGATGCTGATGCAGTCAAGGGGTCAAAAAACTTCCACCTCGATCGGCCGTTCCCGCAGGACAGCTTCTTTCTCAAGGGCTCCGGCAATCTCGACTGGGGGATGAAGAACCGGCTGGCGCGCATCTTCAACCCCAAGTCGGGCCGCACCGTGATGCTGGCCTTCGACCACGGCTATTTCCAGGGCCCGACCACCGGGCTGGAACGCATTGACGTCACCATCCTGCCCTTGGCCCCCTATGTTGACGCGCTCATGCTGACCCGCGGCATCCTGCGCACGACCATACCCCCGACCACCGACAAGGCGATCGTGGTGCGCGCCAGCGGCGGCCCCAGCATCCTCAAGGAGCTGTCCAACGAGGAGATCGCGGTTGACATCGAGGACGCCATCCGCATGAATGTCGCGGCCATGGCCATCCAGGTGTTCATCGGCGGGGAGTTCGAGACGCGCTCGGTGCACAACATGACACGCCTGGTGGACCTGGGCAATCGCTATGGCATTCCCGTGCTGGGGGTTACCGCGGTAGGCAAAGAGCTGGTGCGGGATGCGCGCTACCTGGGACTGGCGTGCCGCATCATCGCCGAGCTGGGCGCGCACTACGTCAAGACCTATTACTGCGAACCGGGCTTCGACACCGTCACCGCTGCGTGCCCGGTGCCGATCGTGATGGCCGGCGGCAAGAAGCTCCCGGAGCTTGACGCCCTGACCATGGCCTACAACGCCATCCGCCAGGGCGCGGCGGGGGTGGACATGGGGCGCAACATCTTCCAGAGCGACAACCCCATCGCCATGGTGCAAGCGGTGCGCGCGGTCGTCCACGACCACGCCAAGCCCGCCGAGGCCTA
Proteins encoded in this region:
- the lsrF gene encoding 3-hydroxy-5-phosphonooxypentane-2,4-dione thiolase — protein: MPDADAVKGSKNFHLDRPFPQDSFFLKGSGNLDWGMKNRLARIFNPKSGRTVMLAFDHGYFQGPTTGLERIDVTILPLAPYVDALMLTRGILRTTIPPTTDKAIVVRASGGPSILKELSNEEIAVDIEDAIRMNVAAMAIQVFIGGEFETRSVHNMTRLVDLGNRYGIPVLGVTAVGKELVRDARYLGLACRIIAELGAHYVKTYYCEPGFDTVTAACPVPIVMAGGKKLPELDALTMAYNAIRQGAAGVDMGRNIFQSDNPIAMVQAVRAVVHDHAKPAEAYDLYCSLKRKRKK